The genomic interval GGGATCCGTCCTGGTACTGGGGCAATATCGAGGCGGCGCGGGCGAGCCAGCCGGTATTCGGGGCGTTCTCCAACAACATCACGCCGTGCGCCTTCTGGACTCCGCCGGCCGAGACGCCCACGGTGGTCGACAATTCGTCGCCGGCACTGATCGTGCAATCCACCGGCGATACCCGCACCACCTACGGGGCCGCGCAGGCGATGCGGCGGGCGCTCGACGGTTCGCGGATGGTGACTTTGCAGGACGTCCCGATCCACGCCATCTTCGGCAACTACCCGAACACCTGCGTCTACGGGGCGATCAACACCTATTTCGATACGGGCACGCTGCCGGAGCAGGACTACTCCTGCCGGGCGGACTGATACCGCTGAACGCCGGAACCCCTTGCGGGTTCCGGCGTTTCAGGCGTTCAGGTAGGCCAGGACAGCGAGCACGCGCCGGTGCCCGACCTCGTCGGCCGCCAAGCCCAGCTTCGCGAAGATGCTCCGAATATGTTTGTGCACAGCGCCTTCGGTGACCACGAGCCGCTCGGCGATGGTGGCGTTGTTGTGTCCCTCCGCCATCAGGGCGAGCACTTCGCGTTCCCGCGCGGTCAGCGTGGCCAGCGGATCGTCGGCTTTGCGCCGCACGAGCAGCTGCGAAATCACCTCCGGGTCCATCGCCGTGCCCCCGGCCGCGACGCGGCGCAGCGTGTCCAGGAAACGATCGACCTTCCCGACCCGTTCCTTGAGCAGATAGCCGACGGCTCCGGCTCCGTCGCCGAGGAGTTCGGCGGCGTAACTGTCCTCCACGTAGGACGACAGCACCAGCACCGGCAGGCCCGGATGGATGGCGCGGGCGCGCACGGCGGCCCGTAGTCCGTCATCGGTGAACGTGGGCGGCAAGCGGACATCGACCACCACGGCGTCCGGACGGTCGGCCCGCACCGCGGTGAGGAAATCGTCGGCATTGTCGACGGCCGCGACCACTTCGATGCCCGCGGTGCTCAACAACAGCACCAGGCCCTCCCGTAGCAGGGCGTCGTCCTCGGCGATCATGACCCGCACGGCAACTCCACCCGCAATACAGTAGGCCCACCCGCGGGACTGGTGAGCGTCATCCGTCCGTCCAGGGCTTCGGCCCGGCGGCGAATGCCCGCCAACCCACCGTCCTCGGTTTCCCGCGCGCCCCCTACGCCGTCATCGGCGACCGCGATGACCAGCAGTTCGGGCGCTCCGCCGAGCGTGATCGAAATACCTTCGGCAGAACTGTGTTTGGTCGCGTTGGTGAGCGCCTCGGCGATCACGAAATAGGCCGCCGCCTCCACCGCCGCGGGCCGGCGGCCGACTCCGCTCAGATCCAGCACGCACGGGATCGGGCTGCGCGCGGCGAGCGCCGAGATGGCGCTGACCAGTCCGCGATCGGAGAGCACCGGCGGATAGACGCTGCGCACGACATCACGCAGTTCGGCCAGCGCGGCCGTGGCGGTGTCCTGCGCCTTGCGGACCATGGCGTCGGCCGCGTCCGGATCCCGCACGCGAAGCTGGTCGGCCAGGCCGAGTTGCATGATCACCGCCGCGATCCGGGCCTGCGCACCGTCATGCAAATCCCGCTCGATGCGGCGCAATTCGGCGCCGTGCGCGTCGAGCGCGGCGGCGCGGGTGGCGGTCAGCTCGGCCACCCGATCGGCCAGCGCCGCCCCCTCGGGAGGCCCGAGCAGCGCTCGCGCGACCAGAGCCTGCGCGCGAGCGAACACCGGCGTCTGCAGGACGACCAGGCCGAGCGGCACGGCCATCAGCGCGGTCAGCAGTGCGGTCGGCCAGGAGACGACATCGATGCCGATATTGGAGGCGGGGTCGTCTTCCGGGAGGAATTTCCAATATCCGAGCAGCAGAACCAGATTGAGCACGCTGAACGGCAGGATCAAGGCGATGCAGCCCAGCACGAGACCGGTCAGCGCGTGCAGCGACAGCCAACCGAGATCACGCCGGTTGGCCGGGTCGGTGCACACCGTGGTGAGTTGCTGTTTCAGGCTGCCGGTCAACGGCTGGTAGACCGCCGCGATGGGGGTACCCAGTCGCTTCGCGGCCCGACGGCGTTCGAACGCGACCAACGGCCGCAGCAAACGGACGGTCTCGGGTATCGCCGGCAGCCCGACCCCGATCACGCTCAACCCGGCCACGAACGCCAGCACGACAACAGCGAACATCGCGACCAGGCCGGTCACGCCCCCGACCACCAGGTAACCGACCGCGGCAGGTAGCTGCCGCAGCCGGTCCCGGAGGTACCGACGAACATCCATGCCTATGGTGTGCTGCCGGAGCCGCGCGCCGGCGGTTGCGCCACTTCGCCGCCCGCGAGCAGCAGACCGGCTCGATCCGTCACCGACAATTCGGTTTCCAGCATCGAGGGCGGCTCCTTCCGTATGGCGTCACTGGCGGCCTGGATGCCACCGGCGGTGCGCAGCGGCACTTCCTTCCAGAACAGCACCAGGATCAACCCGATCAGCGCGAGGCCGGTCGCCGACAGGAACACCGACGACATGGAGTCGGCGAAGCCCACCTGGAACGGCCGGGCCAGCTCCGGGCTCAACTCCTGAATGATCGAGCTGTCTTTCAGCACGTCCGCGGCGGCCGAGGTATCTTGTGCGACAAGCCCTTTCGCCAGCTCGACATCGGCCGGGTTGCTGCTGCGCAGCCCTGCCGCCACAGCCTGCTGGAAGGCCGGATCCTCGGCCGCGCCCCGCAGTTGATCGGTGATGTTCGGCGTCAGCTGCGCGAACAGGATCGACAGGAACACCGCGACACCCAGCGTGCCGCCGATCTGCCGGAAGAAGGTCGCCGACGCGGTCGACACACCCATGTCCCTGGGCGGCAACGCGTTCTGCAACGCCAGGGTCAGCGGCTGCATCAGGTTGCCCAGGCCGAAGCCGGTGCAGGCCATGAAGATCATCGCCAGCCACAGCGGACTGTCGGCGGTGAGGAAGTGCAGCAGGAACAGCCCCAGCGTCAGCATGGACGCACCGAGGATCGGGAAGACGCGGTAGCGCCCGGTCCGGGAGATCAGCTGGCCCGACAGCACCGAACCGATCATCAGGCCGAGCACCATCGGCAGCATCTGCATACCGGCCATCGTCGGGCTCGCGCCCTTGACCACCTGTAGATATTGCGGCAGTAGCGAGATACCGCCGAACATGGCCGAACCGACCACGAACGAGATGACCGCGCCGAGCGCGAAAGTGCGGTTGGCGAAAATCCGCAGCGGGATCAGCGCCGTGTCCTTCAGACCCTTCTCCACCACGATGAAGCCGAGGACACCGGCCGCGCCGATGACGTAGCAGGCGATGGAAGCCGTACTGCCCCAACCCCATTCCCGGCCCTGCTCGGCCACGATGAGCAGCGGCACCAGGCCCACGGCCAGTACCAGCACACCCCACCAGTCGACCCGGTCGGTGGAGTGCGGCTTCCTCGGCAGCTTCAGCACCTTCGACACCACCGCCAGCGCGAGCAGGCCCAGGGGCACGTTCACCAGGAACACCCAGCGCCATCCGGCCACCCCGAGCAGCGTGTCCTGCCCGGCGAACAGTCCGCCGAGCACCGGGCCGATCACACTGGAAGTACCGAACACCGCGAGGAAGTAGCCCTGATAGCGGGCCCGTTCCCGCGGGCTGACGATGTCACCGAGGATGGCCAGCGCCAGCGACATCAGACCACCCGCGCCCAGGCCCTGGAAGGCCCGGAACGCGGCGAGCTGGTACATCGATTGCGCCAGCGTGCACAGCAGCGACCCGAGCACGAACAACACGATCGCGGCCATGAAGAACGGCTTTCGGCCGAACATGTCGGAGAGCTTGCCGTACAGCGGCGTGGTGAGGGTCGCGGTGATCAGGTAGGCGGTGGTGGCCCACGCCTGCATGGAGTATCCGTGCAGGTCGTCGGCGATGGTGCGGATGGCCGTGGAGACGATGGTCTGGTCGAGGGAGGCCAGCAGCATGCCGAGCATCAGACCGCTCATGATCGTGAGGATCTGTCGGTGGCTGAAGCTGGTCTGCGGCTCCGCGGTCGCGGTGGTCACGACACTTGCTCCGTTTCGCTCTCGTTCGCGTGCGCGGCGATCGCGGTGGCGACCATGCTGGGCCGGATCCGATCGAAGTCGTCGACGAACTGCCGCAGCAGTTCCGCGAATCGCGTCCGGTCCGCCGGCGCCCAGTCCGCCAGCACCCGGGTGAGGTTGGCGCGGCGGCGCAGCCGAATCTCCTCGGCGACCTCGCGGCCCCGGTCGGTGACCACGAGAACCGAAGCGCGGCCGTCCGCCGGATCGGCTGTGCGGCGCAGCAGCTGGCGTTCCACCAGTTGCGCGACCTGACGACTGATCGTCGAAGCGTCGGAGTACAGCGCGTCGGCCAGTGCGCCCGAGCGCATCGGGCCGTCGCACAGCAACCGGAACAGGATCGCGAAGGCCGCCGGATCTACCCCGGCGCTGTTGCGCACCTGCACAGCGGTGCGCTCACGCAGCCGTTGCAGCCGCGTGAGCTGCACCGCGATCGTGTCGACTGCCAGTTCGTCCAGGTCCACCGACTCACCTTTACTTGCATCAATCAATTAGTTGCTCGATACAAGTAGTACGCAGCGCGAAAGGAAAGAGCAAGTAATTTCCCGGTGTTCTACCGTCCCTTGAACTGCGGCTCCCGCTTCTCGAAGACGGCTTGAATCGCCTCGGTGAGGTCCTCGGACGGCAGGAAGGCCGCGTTCCACGCCGAGACATAACGCAGACCCTCGGCGACCGCCGACTTGTCCCGTTGATCCAGCACGTCCTTCACGCCTTGCACCACCAGCGGCGGGTTCGCGGCGATCTCGCGGGCGGTAGCGTGCGCGGCGTCCAGCACGGCGGCCTGATCGGCGAACACCTCGTTGACCAGGCCGATCTTCTCGGCACGGGCGGCATCGATGTCCTTGCCGGTGTAGGCCAGCTCGCGCAGATGTCCCTCGCCGATGATGCCCGGCAACCGGTGCAGCGAACCGATATCGGCCACGATCGCGACCTTCGCCTCGCGCAGGCTGAATTTGGCCTCGGCACTGGCGTAGCGGATATCGACGGCGGCGATCAGGTCCAGTCCGCCGCCGATGCACCAGCCGGAGACCGCCGCGATGACGGGCTTACCGCAGTCGGCGACGGCGGTCACCGAGTCCTGCATCCGGCGGATCTCCTTGAGAAAATCGGTGCGCGGCGCGGCGAGCGCCTGCTCGGCGAGCAACGGGCCGAACGTGCCGGCCATGGCGGGCAGATCCAGGCCGTAGGAGAAATGCTTACCCGAGCCGGTGAGCACGATGGCGCGCACCTCGGGGTCGGCGTCCAGTTCAGCGAAGACGAGCGGGAGTTCGCGCCAGAAATCCGGGCCCATCGCGTTGCCCTTGCCGGGACCGGTCAGCGTCACCTGTGCGACGTGGTCCTTGGTCTCGACGGTGAAAGCCTGCCAATCAGTCATTTGTACAGCGTACTGCGCGGCCCCCGCACCGGCCTCGCGGTGTAAAAGCTGCGCAAAATCGCTGCCATACGGCTGGCTCCGGCACCCCGCACGGCGGATCATTGTCAGATCAGCAAACCTGTACCACAGGTCGGAGGTCATCATGCTGATGCATCAAGGAATCGGACTCGACCGCTTCAACACCCTGAGTCGTGGTCGCGCCGTGCACGCCCTGTTCGAATGCTGCGCCAATGTCACCTGGGCCGCCCGGCTCGCCGACGCCCGGCCCTTCCCGGATCGGGACGCGCTGCTGGCCATGGCGGATGCCGAGGTGCTGGCCCTGTCCTCCCCGGATCTGGAGCGAGCGCTCGACGCGGTGGTGCACGAGCCGCTGGCGAGCCGGACGGCAGCCGAACTGGCCCGCGTCACCCGGGACCGGATCGACACCATGCTCGGCCCGAGCGATGGGTTCCCGGAGTACCGCCCGTAGTTCGACTCGACGTGGATGGAATCACTTCTCGCCGCAAAGTCACAGGTCATCAGGGTCGCCTACGGTCGGCGATCGGGCACACCCACGCACCGCCCGGCGATCTGGGCGTAGTTTCGTCGTGTGACCGAAGCACTACCGCCCGAGACCGGCATCGCGATCCCGGATGACCTGAGCGGGATCACCGCCGAGCTGTACCGCGCCTCCATGCGGCACTACCCGGCCGGTGTCACCGTGGTCACCCTCGACTCCGCGACCGGTCCGGTCGGCTTCACCGCCACCTCGTTCGCGTCGCTGTCGCTGGAACCGCCGCTGATCTCGTTCAATATCGCGCACACTTCCTCCAGCATCCAGGCCATGCTGAGTGCCGAATCGGTGGTCATCCACTTTCTCGGCGAGCACCAGCAGCACCTGGCGCAGCGGTTCTCCCGCAGCGCCGAGCAGCGCTTCGCCGACCACTCGTTGTGGACCACGCTGGAGACCGGCGAGCCGGTGCTGCACGGGACGCCGATCTGGTTCCGCGCCACCGTTCAGCAACTCATTCCGATCGGTGACCACACCCTCGTGGTCGGCCTGGTCACCCGCGTGCACGATCAGACCGACGAAAAGCCTTCGGCCGCACCACTTCTCTATTACCGCGGCCGCTATCACCGTCCGACGGAACTCGACCACTGAGTCCCGCCGATCATCCCGTTTGAAACGAAGACCGCTGGAGAATCGACAGGCAGAACAGTTTGTCCGCAGGGGGGCCGATCTCTTCCAGGGAGTCTTCATGAAACGGACCATCCAAAGTCTTGCCGGCGCGGTCGCTGTCGCCGGGTTAGCTCCGGCTGTGCTCGCGGCGACGGCACACGCCGAGGACACCGTCTACTTCAGCGTCGGCAGCCGGAACTGCGCGATCGCGCCTGATGGCACCGTGGGCTGCGACTTCGGAGCCGACCGGGCCCGGTTGCAGTACAGCTTCCTGCCGGTCCCGATTCCGGTGCCCGACATCGCCATCGATCAGCCGTGGCTGCCCGCGCATCCGACCTTCACTCCCGGGTCGCGCACCCTGCCCGGCGGCAACCCGAGCATCTACGACGTCAAGACCGGCGACGGCGCGTGGGGCCCGTACATCGAGTTCGCCGGGGCGCGTTGCGAAGTCGGCTTCCACGGCAGTTTCGGTTGCAAGTCCAAGGGCCGGTCCTGGAACGAGTACGGCGGCACCGTTTCCGCGTAAGTCCTTGCCCAGCAAGGAAAGCCCCGTAACTCCACGAGGAGCTACGGGGCTTTCCTGTGGCGTTGCTTCTGGGCCGGGCGTCGTTGACCGCCCCAGGAGAAACGAATTCAGACCGCTGTGGCGGTCCGGCGGCGTGTGCGCTCGACGAGCGAGACGAGTTCGGCGTTGAAACGGTCGGCGGCCTCGATATTGCCGAGGTGCCCGGTCGGCCAGACGTGGTAATCGACCAGGCTGCCCGCCGCGCGCAGCGCCCGCACGATCGGGCGGCTCATCCGTTCCGGTAGCAGCTTGTCGTGCTCGCCCGCGATCACGGTGGTGGGCACGCTCAGATTCTCGGCGGCGTCACCGAGGTCGATCTCGGCGAGCGCGGCGGCATGCAGGCCGCGGGCCAGCGGGCGACACGAGCGCACGACGCCGAAGCAGAAATCGACCTCGTCGGCGGTGGCGGTCGCGGCCATCACCCGGTTCTTGAAGATCAGGCTGACCGGCCAGAGTCCGGGCAGCGGCACCGGCGCGGACAACACGGTCTCGGCGAGCAGCAGCGGCATCCGCACACCCGCGCCGAACACGGTGACCGGGCGTTTCGCTACCGCCAGCGGCTTGTTCAACAGGGGTAGCAGATCGGTCTCGTACCGGATGCCGCCCGCGGCGGTGTTCACCAGCAGTACCGCGGCGGCGCGCTCACGGACCTGCTCCGGATAGCGAGCGGCCCACGCCTGCAAGGTGATTCCGCCCATGCTGTGCCCGGCGAGCACCGCGCGGCGACCGCGTGGCAGGGTCGCGTCGAGGACGGTGCCGAGGTCGTCGGCGAGGGTGTCGGCGCTCGGGCTGCGCCGGCCCAGGTCGCTCGCGCCGTGGCCGCGCTGGTCGTAGCAGACCACGCGATAGCGGTCGGCGAGCGCGTTGATCTGCGGGTTCCAGTACTCGATACTGCAACTCCAGCCGTGGATCAGCACGATCACGTCGCCGTCCGCGGGGCCGTAGGCGTGCACTCGAAGCCGGGCGCCGTCGACGGTGGTCACCGGAATGACCTGGGGTGGCGTGGCGGGCTTGTTCAACGACGCGGTGGCAAAGGTGCGAGACCGCAAACTCGCACGGTAGGCGGCCGTTAACGGCTCGGCGCCGCGGATTCCCGCCAGCGTCTTCATCGACGTGACCAGCATTCGAGCACTCCTTTGTGTCTGCCGCCACAGTACAGTGCAAGCTGCGTGCTAGCTAGTGCAAGCACTTGATGACGGAAATCCTGAGTCCAACTGTTGGATACCCGAAAATCGGTCCGGCGAACAAACGCGTCCGCACCCGAAAATGCCGGGGGCCCAGCCGTTCCGGCGCTGTCGGTACCCGGTGGCATGATCACGACATGGCAATCGAGCAGATCGGCCTGGCCGCACCGATTCCCGTGCTGCGGATGTTCGACGTGGCCAAGGCCTACGAGTTCTATCGCGACTATCTGGGCTTCACCGTCGATTGGGAGCACCGTTTCCAGGCCGATTTCCCGCTGTACACCCAGGTGTCGCGGTCGGCGGCGACGTTGCATCTCAGCGAGCACCACGGCGACGGCACCCCGGGCTCGGTGGTATGGATCGCCGTCGACGACATCCACGCTTTCCATGCCGAACTCGCGCCCAAGAACTACCGCTTCGCGAAACCCGGTTGTCCGCAAGACGGTCCGGGCGGGCCCGGGTTCGACCTGACCGACCCCTTCGGCAACACCTTGCGATTCGCCCAACCGGACTAGCCGGTCAACCGGCGGCGCGGCTACCGTGGGTGCTTGTGGACAGCACGCACCTCGCCCCCGGCCCGGCCGCGCACCCGGCGAAGCATTCGGGATGGCGCGCCGTGGCCGCGCCGCTGCTCACGGCCGCCGCCGGTATCGGAGCCGTTGCGCTGGTGCACTTCCGGGATCCGCACGTCGAAGGGTCCTACGGCCTGTGCCCCGTCTACACGCTCACCGGGATCTACTGCCCCGGCTGCGGCGGCATGCGCGCGGTGCATAACCTGACCGACGGGCGGATCATCGATTCGCTGCACAGCAATCTGATCGCCATCCCACTGCTGGTCATCTTCACGTGGTTCGTCGGCCGGTGGACCGTGCGCGCCTGGCGCGGCAAGCGCCTGACCCTGCCGCGGGTCAACCGGCCCGCGCTGGTGGTCCTGGCCATCTTGGTCGTGATCTTCTCGGTTCTCCGCAACACCCCCTGGGGCACCTGGCTCGCCCCTGTCTGATTGACCGCCGGCAGATAGGGCACGCGATAACCATGAGCGATTCCCTGAAGCAACGCGTCCGCGCGAAGATCGTCCGCCAGCTCGGCGAGGACGGGCCACCGGATGCCGAGCACGACGATCCGCGCCAGATTTCGCTGACCACCGACCTGGACGACCTCGACAGCGTCGCCGAAGACGATCCGCTGGTCGAAAAGCTCGCCGCCCGCTACCTGGTCTCCTAGCGCCGGGGCGGTGGAGTCTACGAGCGCTCGGGCGGCGGCGGGGTCTACGAACGCTCGGGCAGCGGCGGGGTCCGCTAAACGCCTGGTGCAGCGGCAACGTCTGCTAACGCCGGGGCGGCGGCAACGTCTGCTGAACGCCTAGCACGGCGGCGAGATCTGCTAACGCCTGGTGCGGCGGCAATGTCTGCTAACGCCTGGGTGCGGCCACGTCTGCTAACGCCTGGGCGCGGCCACGTCCGCTAACGCCGGGGCGGCGGCAACGCGGGCAACTGCTCCCGGCGCAACCAGCTGTCCCACAGCGGGCGCAGCGGGAGCGAGCTGTAATGCCCGGCCAGATCGGTGAACTCCTCGGTATCGGCCGAACCGTGCCGGTAACGCAGGGTCCAGTCCCGCACTAGATCGAAGAAGGCCAGGTCGCCGAGTTCCAGCCGCAGCGCGTGCAGGGTCAGCGCACCGCGTTTGTACACCCGATCGTCGAACATGCGCAGCGGGCCCGGATCGCCGATCGCGATATCTTGCGGCTGCCGCGCCAGGTTGTGCCGGGCCGCGCGGGCCTGCTGGTCGGCGGTCGGGCCGCCGGACTCCTCCGACCAGATCCATTCGGCGTAGCAGGCGAAACCCTCGTGCAGCCAGATATCCCGCCATTGCCGGATGGTGACGCTGTTCCCGAACCACTGATGCGCCAACTCGTGCGCCACCAGGCGTTCAGCGCCGCGCCGCCCGTCGCAGTGATTCGCGCCGAACACCGAAATCCCCTGCGCCTCAATGGGAATCTCCAGCTCGTCGCCGGTGACGACCACGGTGTAGGACTCGAACGGATAGGGGCCGAACCGTTCGGTGAACAGGTCCATCATCTGCGGTTGCCGCGCGAAATCGTGCTCGAAGTGCAGGCGCAGCCGGGCTGGCAGCACCGCGTGCATCGGCACCGGGCTCTGCACCGGAC from Nocardia goodfellowii carries:
- a CDS encoding flavin reductase family protein, which encodes MTEALPPETGIAIPDDLSGITAELYRASMRHYPAGVTVVTLDSATGPVGFTATSFASLSLEPPLISFNIAHTSSSIQAMLSAESVVIHFLGEHQQHLAQRFSRSAEQRFADHSLWTTLETGEPVLHGTPIWFRATVQQLIPIGDHTLVVGLVTRVHDQTDEKPSAAPLLYYRGRYHRPTELDH
- a CDS encoding alpha/beta fold hydrolase, producing MLVTSMKTLAGIRGAEPLTAAYRASLRSRTFATASLNKPATPPQVIPVTTVDGARLRVHAYGPADGDVIVLIHGWSCSIEYWNPQINALADRYRVVCYDQRGHGASDLGRRSPSADTLADDLGTVLDATLPRGRRAVLAGHSMGGITLQAWAARYPEQVRERAAAVLLVNTAAGGIRYETDLLPLLNKPLAVAKRPVTVFGAGVRMPLLLAETVLSAPVPLPGLWPVSLIFKNRVMAATATADEVDFCFGVVRSCRPLARGLHAAALAEIDLGDAAENLSVPTTVIAGEHDKLLPERMSRPIVRALRAAGSLVDYHVWPTGHLGNIEAADRFNAELVSLVERTRRRTATAV
- a CDS encoding 2-oxo-4-hydroxy-4-carboxy-5-ureidoimidazoline decarboxylase, whose translation is MLMHQGIGLDRFNTLSRGRAVHALFECCANVTWAARLADARPFPDRDALLAMADAEVLALSSPDLERALDAVVHEPLASRTAAELARVTRDRIDTMLGPSDGFPEYRP
- a CDS encoding MDR family MFS transporter, whose translation is MTTATAEPQTSFSHRQILTIMSGLMLGMLLASLDQTIVSTAIRTIADDLHGYSMQAWATTAYLITATLTTPLYGKLSDMFGRKPFFMAAIVLFVLGSLLCTLAQSMYQLAAFRAFQGLGAGGLMSLALAILGDIVSPRERARYQGYFLAVFGTSSVIGPVLGGLFAGQDTLLGVAGWRWVFLVNVPLGLLALAVVSKVLKLPRKPHSTDRVDWWGVLVLAVGLVPLLIVAEQGREWGWGSTASIACYVIGAAGVLGFIVVEKGLKDTALIPLRIFANRTFALGAVISFVVGSAMFGGISLLPQYLQVVKGASPTMAGMQMLPMVLGLMIGSVLSGQLISRTGRYRVFPILGASMLTLGLFLLHFLTADSPLWLAMIFMACTGFGLGNLMQPLTLALQNALPPRDMGVSTASATFFRQIGGTLGVAVFLSILFAQLTPNITDQLRGAAEDPAFQQAVAAGLRSSNPADVELAKGLVAQDTSAAADVLKDSSIIQELSPELARPFQVGFADSMSSVFLSATGLALIGLILVLFWKEVPLRTAGGIQAASDAIRKEPPSMLETELSVTDRAGLLLAGGEVAQPPARGSGSTP
- a CDS encoding sensor histidine kinase, with the protein product MDVRRYLRDRLRQLPAAVGYLVVGGVTGLVAMFAVVVLAFVAGLSVIGVGLPAIPETVRLLRPLVAFERRRAAKRLGTPIAAVYQPLTGSLKQQLTTVCTDPANRRDLGWLSLHALTGLVLGCIALILPFSVLNLVLLLGYWKFLPEDDPASNIGIDVVSWPTALLTALMAVPLGLVVLQTPVFARAQALVARALLGPPEGAALADRVAELTATRAAALDAHGAELRRIERDLHDGAQARIAAVIMQLGLADQLRVRDPDAADAMVRKAQDTATAALAELRDVVRSVYPPVLSDRGLVSAISALAARSPIPCVLDLSGVGRRPAAVEAAAYFVIAEALTNATKHSSAEGISITLGGAPELLVIAVADDGVGGARETEDGGLAGIRRRAEALDGRMTLTSPAGGPTVLRVELPCGS
- a CDS encoding crotonase/enoyl-CoA hydratase family protein is translated as MTDWQAFTVETKDHVAQVTLTGPGKGNAMGPDFWRELPLVFAELDADPEVRAIVLTGSGKHFSYGLDLPAMAGTFGPLLAEQALAAPRTDFLKEIRRMQDSVTAVADCGKPVIAAVSGWCIGGGLDLIAAVDIRYASAEAKFSLREAKVAIVADIGSLHRLPGIIGEGHLRELAYTGKDIDAARAEKIGLVNEVFADQAAVLDAAHATAREIAANPPLVVQGVKDVLDQRDKSAVAEGLRYVSAWNAAFLPSEDLTEAIQAVFEKREPQFKGR
- a CDS encoding M1 family metallopeptidase translates to MAAKFYEPPIDEYLPQNGNRGYRVTRYELDLVYKVASNRLAGRAEITAVAGTARDRFALDLSQSLGVTKVFVNGAKAVKYVHQNGKLVITPAQRIPAGGALVLVVQYAGVPKPVRGPWGEVGWEELTEGALVASQPNGAASWFPCDDHPSSKASYRISITTDSPFYALANGRLLRKQTKASQTTWVYEQTEPMATYLATIQIGLYQKYRVGPVQSPVPMHAVLPARLRLHFEHDFARQPQMMDLFTERFGPYPFESYTVVVTGDELEIPIEAQGISVFGANHCDGRRGAERLVAHELAHQWFGNSVTIRQWRDIWLHEGFACYAEWIWSEESGGPTADQQARAARHNLARQPQDIAIGDPGPLRMFDDRVYKRGALTLHALRLELGDLAFFDLVRDWTLRYRHGSADTEEFTDLAGHYSSLPLRPLWDSWLRREQLPALPPPRR
- a CDS encoding DUF2752 domain-containing protein; translated protein: MDSTHLAPGPAAHPAKHSGWRAVAAPLLTAAAGIGAVALVHFRDPHVEGSYGLCPVYTLTGIYCPGCGGMRAVHNLTDGRIIDSLHSNLIAIPLLVIFTWFVGRWTVRAWRGKRLTLPRVNRPALVVLAILVVIFSVLRNTPWGTWLAPV
- a CDS encoding glyoxalase superfamily protein, whose amino-acid sequence is MAIEQIGLAAPIPVLRMFDVAKAYEFYRDYLGFTVDWEHRFQADFPLYTQVSRSAATLHLSEHHGDGTPGSVVWIAVDDIHAFHAELAPKNYRFAKPGCPQDGPGGPGFDLTDPFGNTLRFAQPD
- a CDS encoding response regulator, which produces MRVMIAEDDALLREGLVLLLSTAGIEVVAAVDNADDFLTAVRADRPDAVVVDVRLPPTFTDDGLRAAVRARAIHPGLPVLVLSSYVEDSYAAELLGDGAGAVGYLLKERVGKVDRFLDTLRRVAAGGTAMDPEVISQLLVRRKADDPLATLTAREREVLALMAEGHNNATIAERLVVTEGAVHKHIRSIFAKLGLAADEVGHRRVLAVLAYLNA
- a CDS encoding MarR family winged helix-turn-helix transcriptional regulator, with product MDLDELAVDTIAVQLTRLQRLRERTAVQVRNSAGVDPAAFAILFRLLCDGPMRSGALADALYSDASTISRQVAQLVERQLLRRTADPADGRASVLVVTDRGREVAEEIRLRRRANLTRVLADWAPADRTRFAELLRQFVDDFDRIRPSMVATAIAAHANESETEQVS